A DNA window from Prevotella intermedia ATCC 25611 = DSM 20706 contains the following coding sequences:
- a CDS encoding DUF2149 domain-containing protein, which translates to MRRRQIRLSHDEDDDPMSVVSNLFDAAMVFAVALMVALVTHYKMTEMFSTEDFTVVKNPGKQNMEIISKKGKQIDRYTPSKNQDAKSGNKGKRVGTAYQLENGEIIYIPDE; encoded by the coding sequence ATGAGAAGACGACAGATTAGGCTCAGCCACGACGAGGACGACGACCCGATGAGCGTTGTCAGCAACCTCTTCGATGCCGCAATGGTGTTTGCCGTCGCACTGATGGTGGCACTCGTTACCCACTACAAGATGACCGAAATGTTCAGCACGGAGGACTTTACCGTGGTGAAGAACCCTGGCAAGCAGAATATGGAAATCATCTCGAAGAAGGGCAAGCAGATAGACCGCTATACTCCGTCGAAGAACCAAGACGCCAAGTCGGGCAACAAGGGCAAGCGTGTGGGCACCGCCTACCAACTTGAGAACGGCGAAATCATCTATATTCCAGACGAATAG
- a CDS encoding MotA/TolQ/ExbB proton channel family protein — protein sequence MNYITDILYWISSGLLVPVILILIFFFLRSLLLLGGFFSQYLTMRQSGTMLHREVKQLTADNLSSLADRLPKGKLPVAACIAKMLEHSDSSAKVNYLLDEYECMVERELETPKMFTKMGPMLGLMGTLIPMGPALVGLSSGDIASMAYNMQVAFATTVIGLFAGGIGFVVKSVRQRWYRRDMGALSYIADMLDENRSK from the coding sequence ATGAATTACATAACAGATATACTTTATTGGATTTCATCGGGACTTCTCGTGCCCGTAATCCTCATTCTCATCTTCTTCTTTCTGCGCTCGCTGCTGCTCTTGGGCGGCTTTTTCAGTCAGTATCTCACCATGCGACAGAGCGGCACAATGCTGCACCGAGAGGTGAAACAGCTCACAGCCGACAACCTTTCGTCGCTTGCCGACCGCCTGCCGAAAGGCAAACTGCCCGTGGCTGCCTGCATTGCGAAGATGTTGGAACACAGCGACAGTTCTGCAAAGGTGAACTATCTGCTCGACGAATACGAGTGTATGGTGGAGCGCGAACTCGAAACGCCGAAGATGTTTACCAAGATGGGACCAATGCTGGGCTTGATGGGTACCCTCATTCCGATGGGTCCGGCACTCGTTGGCTTGTCGTCGGGCGATATAGCGTCGATGGCTTACAACATGCAAGTGGCGTTTGCCACCACCGTTATCGGCTTGTTCGCAGGTGGCATCGGCTTCGTTGTCAAGTCGGTTCGGCAGCGTTGGTACCGCAGAGATATGGGTGCGCTCAGCTACATTGCCGATATGTTGGACGAAAACCGCAGCAAATAA